TCATAGATTCCCTCACAACTGCTATTGAACTTGTGATCTCCTTCAACACCTATTTCTTGGAAAATGGTAAGAAAATGGTGAGTCAAGTGGGATTCTAGTAAATACATTTGAGAACATTGAGCAAGAATCACCCGCAAAAGCCATGTCAAGAGAGCAACTCAAAGAGTTGGGTGAAGGGTTGACAAGGAGGTTTTATGGGTTTCTAACTTGCTCATGTGGCCCTTCAGCTGGAATTAAAATGCCAACCCTTGAACCGATTCCAAGGTCATAGATTCCCTCACAACTGCTATTGAACTTGTGATCTCCTTCAACACCTATTTCTTGGAAAATGGTAAGAAAATGGCGAGTCAAGTGGGATTCTAGTAAATACATTTGAGAACATTGAGCAAGAATCACCCGCAAAAGCCATGTCAAGAGAGCAACTCAAAGAGTTGGGTGAAGGGTTGACAAGGAGGTTTTATGGGTTTCTATGGATGGTGAAGAGTAAGAAATTTGATTGAGAAAATGAAGCCGGCTTGGATCAGATATTGGAAGTGGGTTAATGGATTGGAGACAACGAAGGGAAAGGGATTGGAGGCTAAGTACTGGCTTAAAACAAGATGTATTATTCCACCCAGCAGTTGAACTTTTGACTCATTGGGGGTGAAATTCAGTTGGAGGCTAAGTGGCATATATCATGGCCCCTAACACGGAGAGATGAAAATCAGTGATGATATTGAGGAGAGAATTGGATTAGGAACTTGGTGAGGGGGTGTGATGAGATTGTAGTGGATGGGAACAGCAGAAAAGATGAGAAGATCTGAGTTCATGTGAAAGTTTTACATCCCAGTTTTGTTGGTCTTGCATCTGGAAATTGGAATCGTACCTACAGGCCCATACATTTCGTAGATGAGAATAAAGTATCTTCTTAAGCGCAAAGCTGTTCTCTTTGTTTAAATAGCTACAAACATAACAtgtaaacatcataaaattaaCAAACGGGAACAATCACGCGACAATATATTGGAAAACCAGATTCAAATTGAGATAATTTCATAgcattttcatttttcatacAAAATAGTCGAGAAAAGTATCTTCTTATTATCACTCTTGTGTAAAACGGTTCATAAGTTTCATTATATTTCCTAAGAGCATAGATGAAGACTGCATCAGTTAAGCAGGAAGAGCTCTCTTTGCGATGACATCGAAAGATATTCCATTATGTTGAAGCCGTTCTTGAAGATCAGTAGGGCCAAATACAATCCCTGGGGGCAAAACTCCTCCCTTTGGCAGGTTCTCACGTTCACTTAGAAGGATAAGAGCACATTGAAGTAGGATTATTGGGGTGGTCAAATAGCCAATCTCAGGTCCCATTAGTCTTGTTACAATTTCCATGTCTGGTTTCATGTTTGCCTGTGAAACTTGATTCCCATCACTGAATCCACGTCCAACGAACCACATTTTAAATGTAGCACTTCTCACCTCCTCCTCTGAGGGGCCCTTCTTCCTAAACCATCCAAGACTAAAAAAAGATGGAAATTTAAATAGAAGCCATCTCCCAATAGCATTTCTACCCAACAGCCCCATGAACACGCCAACTGTTATAAACCGAATGACACCCAATAGAGTTTTAGAGGCTAGTTTTACCCCAAAATGAGCAGGCTTCATCATTGACCAGAAAGCCTCTCTCTTTGAAATCCATTCAGCACTCTCATTAACTCCAGGAAGACCGAGGGGGTTTTCTGTCAGAGTTGCAAGAGTTCTTCGAACAACAATAGAATCTGCTGAAGGTAGCTTCACAGCCCAAAGACCAATCTCCTTTTGGTGTTCAATAATTGGTCCTTTAGGAGGAAAGGGTCCAGGAATCTGCAAATGCGAATGAAAATCATTAAACATAGTTCAGTCCAATTCCAACTAGGAAGGCAAAAACAAATGCGATTAGAAAGTTCCTGGGGATTTTAAAGGTAGAAAAAAAACATCCAActccattgaaaaaaaaaatttctaccaCCGTCCCACAAAAATAAGCCTATTTATTTTGTTCACATTGATTAAGaaaatatagttaatatatattttttttaaaaatttgcatTGTCTTTTCTAATATACCCTCCACTCATATTGCTACACCATCGAAAACCTTACCCATCTTGATAAAGAGACTGGACTAAGAATGTGAAATTAAAGACGATCAAATTGTAAATTTGTTTCAAGATTAGAGAAATCCGAAATCCTAAGTGCAATCAATACCTTTCAACAAGGGATTGAATAACCTCTTAATGAGATAACTATACTTGATTACTTGGTGAAAGTTTTACCACCACATGCAACAGTTTAACAACACATTATTATGTTTATCATGGTATTTCAAACTTGATTCTCTTTCAtagttgaaaaagaaaaagagaatgtGAAAATTGTCATTACTTTTTCACCTTTTCCTCACAATAACCAAAGGCAAGAAGCCCTTCACAACCTGATTTTGACCAAAATGCTCTACTTTTTCTTAACCCTTTTCCTCACAAGAACGACCAAAGACGAGAATCCATTTACGACCTTATTGGGACCATAGAAAGGCAAAGCAACCAAAAAAGAGACCATGGACTCATTGTTAGTATAAGAAGTTTAAAAAACAGATTTCAAATGTTGGACTTCGAATAGAGATGCTATCATTGACACACCATCTAATTCCAGCATTATTGCCGAAGTTAAAATCGCTCAGTTACCAACAATGTCCATTACGGCAATGAAAAtagaaacaagaagataaactaAAGCAAAGGTTATAAGAACTGTTTCAGAGATTCAGTTAGAAATAGGAATACAATAATCACACTATCTCAGCCTACACTAGGACCATTTTTTTAAACTTCAAAGAGGATAATGTAGCGTTATTAAAGGCGCGAGACGAGGCCTCTTACAAGAGGCAAGCACCTTTTCTCACCTGGCTCGAGGGACGGGGCAAGGTGAGGTGATGATCGTTGGGCCTCTGTCACCTGAGCCAAAGTCGAGCCCTCGTAGGAGAGTCAGGCCGTAACCCATCAGAGCCCACTACGCAAGTCTGTCCACTAGCACGCGACCCAGACCACGCTTGGCAGGCCGGGTAGACCGGGGCCTAGGCCCAACAAAGAGGGATCCAAGAACAGACCCGTCTACGTCCAAGACCCTATCAGCACGGGCGTCGAAGGAAATTAAATAGCCACCTGACTATGGAGAAAGGGGGTAATACGTCCGTACATACGATTCTGTATGATAGCGATATTTGGCACTGTAGCAAGGTGGCGATTTTACATCACTAGAAGACAAATGGAAAAAGGAATAAAGGAAGAAGGCGTGAACCATTcagactaaactcactcacacATACCAAAATTCTACCCTCTTCTGGATCTTAGATCATCAAGAGACGACCAAAATAATATGCAtggctttttttccttttctttataGAGACCAAAACCTAAtccatatttatttttgaaGCAACTGATGGGAGAACTAAATTCTAGGTACTTATTAGAGAATATATCCCCATAATTATGCCAATTAATTAGGGATTTATATCCCATAATCAGGCTAATTAACTAGAGATGTATATCCTTATAATTATACTAACTAATTAGGaaagaaataatataatatctacACAGTTGACTTCCAATATTCAAGTATATTCCAATATTGAAaaagattatatatttatatataagaatGCCTATAATTCAGCTAACTAATTAGGAATATATATCTTATAATTATGCTAACTAATTAAGGATGAATTAATACAATATTAGTAcaaatatgtatatgtatatatccatacacacacatatatacatacacgcatatatgtatatataaaattatggtGCCGCACTTAAAAAAGGCGTCGTCTTGTCTCTCGCCTAAGGTTATCTTAGTGTTGCCTCTCACCTTGATAACATTGGGATAATGATCCACTCACTCCAATCGAACTACAATGGATGTAATCGATTAGTTGAGTTTCAAATACCAGAATGAAAACATTTTGTACCTGCTACAGCCTACAGCCCACTAATATAATACACAAAGATAGATACATcatgcataaaaaaataaaaacaacatttataatattatcaatttcTAACAGTTAATATGCATTAACCCCATGCTTAAACTAGATAAACCCTTACCACTGGCTTTGCCCTTTTAGGTCTTGAACGCCTCAACTCCTGCAACTTTCCAACATTAGACACTCCCAAAATTGCAGATTCATATGTCCCAAAGTTTCCAACAATCCTTTTCTCTGACTCCAAACTCAAATAGGCCTCAATTTGGTTTGGTACAGCCGGGGACACCCATTGCCTGGAATGAAACATCCATCCCAATTCAGCAGGAACCGAATCAAACCCACATGCCGAAACCACTAAAGAACCGGTCTCCATAGCATTCTCGTGGAACTTCATCTCCATTCTCTCCATAAACTCAGGCTCTCCACATATATCCAAGTAATCACACCTAACGGAATTTCAAGCAGAGAGTAAAGGACATAGACGCATTGAAAATGAAAACACAGTGACACAGAAACAGAGTAAAGCACTAATACATAGTTTAAAAACGTACCCAGTCTGAGCACAAGCAGCAACAACGGGCTCACCATAGAGGCGAAAGGGGCCAACGCAATTGAGAATGAGCTTGGTTTGTGTGCAGAGATGACGGATAGAAGAAGGGTCGGTGATGTCGGCTTTAAGAATAGGGATGGGAGGAGAAGTGTTGGGAAGGGAAGCCCAATTGAGGGCATGGGCTAGTTTAGTTGGGTTGCGACCTGCTAGAGCAATGGATTTGAGGGGAGAAGAAGGGACTTTGAGGAACTTGAGGGCTTCTTTGACAACATATTTGCCAGTGAAACCTGAGGCTCCCAAGATTACTAGGTCATAAGGAGGAGATGGAGGTAGGGATTGAGCTTCTTCCATGAAATTGGTGAGACAGAGGGTGAGGAAAGTTGAGAAATTTATTAGGGTTTTGAGAGATCGGTTGAGTGTAGAAATGTGTGCCAGTTAGGGAGTTCGGGAAGCGTGGAGGCTCATCATTTACAAATTACAAGCAAAGCAAGGAAATGCTGGGAGGAGGGACGGAGGATCTCAAAggtttttttaaaactttttttttaagaaaaaaaaaaaaaaacttttacctCTGCTGAGAAGATTTCTAAAGCGGATGTTATTTTttgttcataaaaaatattagttatCTTTTACAAGCAAATAGAattttaaactataaatatataattcgaTAGtcgataaatatttatttcaaaattatataaacataggaaattaataattatgtatttatttcaaaatataatgAATGATACaatgtaataaattaataattataaattttatgataCTACTTTTATTAATTACTTGCAATGGAGTTCTGAACTACCAGtggtttatttttgtttttatattgTGGGCAGTACTCTCTCGCCAACACTgctatttcaattttcaattccaTCTCGCTCCCATCTTATAACCATAAATAGAAAAAGTAGAAAAAGGAAGAGAATGTTGTGCACGTGATGAGGGGAGTTTGCGGATTTtgtttgagtttttctttctttggttttcttttcatttgtttgttttttctcttttatctttgaatagaaaaattattaatcagtTTTTAGGTTATCTATTACTCCACTTTTGGcggtgataattttattttaattttatatttactttatttttataggTCTTTATTGCTTCAATAGGAGTAGTTGTTCTGGATCTGCATTCTAAGAGTGAACTTCTTGACTTTTGATTTCAAAAGTATAGTTTATGCTGTGACACTACGCCTTGAAACCATACTAATTCAACTGTAAATCATTTTATCATCGTTGTTAAGACTATGTAATATCGTCTCTTCTAcgatcattttttttaaattgttgtGATCTGATTAAAAATTCTTTATTTacatatgtatttttttatattttttatttgcgtCAATTTATTGGATTGCTACTATTATTACttatattatttcttatttatttttatatttaaaataattaaacgattaaataaaatattagtgaTTATGTTAATAACTAGTTAATAAATCGATGTTAGTAAACTAGTTAATAAATCGATAAATGGGGATTGATTGAAAGTTAATAAATAGCAGTGAATTGTGGACCAAATTAAATACTATCATTTTAAACATTTGAttatacataaaaatcaatgacaatatatttttattgtgaATACATCaagttttatatataattaataattaaaaagttaagcacatgatttttgaaaattcattaaaaaaaatcccCAAGTTCCGCATGAATGTGAATGATAACGAGTTACAAATTTTCATAGATTTGCAGCATTAACATGGACCGAAACATTACCACGACAAAAATGTGAAAGGTGTGTTCTTATTTGTGGTATGTTCATTCcaaaaaaatatacaaaagCAGCTCCAACTTCATTTTCCCGTCAAATCACAAAGTTcaactcttttttttaaatttttggcctcttgctaaaaaaatttaaactttatgaatttttatatttatagtataaattttaaattttaaataaaaaattttaatttttagatttattataattataacaatcttttaaattaatttttatcatataaataatttgattaatttgaattaaattttgattaaaatcttaaatttctGATTActcaaaaatttttatttatgtatgaGAGAAGtaagtattttaattatataatttaatatataattatgagttttaaaatcttaattaaaatttaatttcagttaataattaaattatttatgtaataaaaataatgacatattatgtaagttaatttaaatatgattaaaattaatttaaaaattattataattataacaaatttaaaaattgaaattttttaatttaaaattaaaaatttaaactataaatataaaaatttatatttataaagttAGAGTATTTTCAGATGAATGtggcttaatttttttaatcaaaagcTATATTTCTATCCGTTGATGGATTAAGGTTACAGAAGCAGGCCCATATATAACAGATAACACTCTCAAATAGAACCGATTACAAACTTAAAACAAAGGACCGTAGAACCCATGGCTATCACCTGATCCAAAGGAAGAGAATCAATAGAAGATGAAAACCACCTAGGAAATGCCACTAGTCTTGAGATTGTTGCTGCAAAGGGAAGAGATTTAGCTGGAGAGAAAATTTGGAAATCActtcaaatataaataaaacaCCAATGGAAGCTTCATTTTGATCTACCCTACAACCCGCATGTAGAGGAGATCGAGGCCGTGATAACAATGGAAACCAGCAACAAAGATGGCAAAACTCGGCGAAAATAGAATATGTGTATCTCTGGAGATGTCATACCCAAAAATAATAGTAGAAGAcctaaaaaaagagagaaaaaaaattaacttaagaATAACATGGGAAGAAAGTGATGGCTATAGCTTTAAGGCCTCATAAAACCTAGAGGATCATGGTTAAAGGCTTTAAAATCTAGTAAAGGTCATTCGAAAAATTAATATactcataattttaatatactcATAATTTGTTCTAGGATCATAATAGGAAAGGTCATTCGAAAAATTAATCCACCTCTCTAATTTACCCCGAAACAGACTTTAGTATGCTCATTCGTGCAGTCATCATCCCGTAACCGCAGCATATGGCACATGGAAATATCAAAGGTGCCACTAATCCTGGGGATTGAAAAAATGAAGAACTTGTATTTAAAGAAATCTAtatcttaattataaatttaagagagTCTAGTCCGGG
The Manihot esculenta cultivar AM560-2 chromosome 1, M.esculenta_v8, whole genome shotgun sequence genome window above contains:
- the LOC110630493 gene encoding probable mitochondrial saccharopine dehydrogenase-like oxidoreductase At5g39410; translation: MEEAQSLPPSPPYDLVILGASGFTGKYVVKEALKFLKVPSSPLKSIALAGRNPTKLAHALNWASLPNTSPPIPILKADITDPSSIRHLCTQTKLILNCVGPFRLYGEPVVAACAQTGCDYLDICGEPEFMERMEMKFHENAMETGSLVVSACGFDSVPAELGWMFHSRQWVSPAVPNQIEAYLSLESEKRIVGNFGTYESAILGVSNVGKLQELRRSRPKRAKPVIPGPFPPKGPIIEHQKEIGLWAVKLPSADSIVVRRTLATLTENPLGLPGVNESAEWISKREAFWSMMKPAHFGVKLASKTLLGVIRFITVGVFMGLLGRNAIGRWLLFKFPSFFSLGWFRKKGPSEEEVRSATFKMWFVGRGFSDGNQVSQANMKPDMEIVTRLMGPEIGYLTTPIILLQCALILLSERENLPKGGVLPPGIVFGPTDLQERLQHNGISFDVIAKRALPA